ACGTTGGTTGCAATTTCCTGATGCAATGacgaaacttttttttttctttttcttgtaaaGTATTTGGGAAGCGACACCACCGTTATGTTGTAGCAATGTTCGTTGCCCACATAATTGTCGTGCAGAAAGACTTCGGTAACACTCCACCCCCACCCAACAAAGATGTCATATTTTATATTGCCAACTATATACCGTGCGAGCCACTTTGCTGTTGAAATGTTTCGGTATTTTGGACCACCATGGTAAGTACCGACTTGTCCGCTTTTCTCTCTAGCGCCTAAAACAAAAACGGGAAAGGCAAGCTGCCCTAACGTCTCGCGCATTGATGGGTTGCAACAGAATGACGATCACAATCCCCGCTGACCAATCACGAGTAGCCTTCTGGGCCGAGTGCTAAATTCAACAAATCGATAACATAATCGAGCCGAGCCAGTTCGCCCAATGCGCGTGGACGTTCAGTCACTCAGGCCAATGGAACGAGGGCTTACAAACAGCACCCACGCTCCAGCGAATCAGAATAGCTCATACAAGAGGTGCCTGGCTTCAGTCAATGCGCGTTTTGCTGCTGCCTGCTTCTCGCGTACCGGCCGGTGCCTGGTCATTCTCTAGCTGCCGTCATGTTGCAGCTAATGTCGGAAGTGTCTGTGGAGAATAAGATTTTCTATGCAGTGCTGCTCTTCTCATGGATCGTGTACCTGTGGGAGGCCTACCTGGCCAGCAGACAGGTTAGCTAACAATTGGCGTGGGAAAAGTGAAGACTGTGCGCTGGAGGAGGCCTACAGTCTGTCGGGGGGTCCATGTCAGACTGTGTTAAACAGGAGGGAGAGCTGGCTTTGTGTTAGTGACGCTGTGTGTAAAAAGGGTTACTGGTCGAAACGGATGGGTGAAACATTGGTCCTTGTACATGTTGAGTTATCCAGCGTCACGTTTATAAAATGTGGCGCTATCACCATGGACACCAATATAGATTTTTGTACGGTTTATCCATATTAAGCACTTTGCATGCATGTGACCcatttactgtgtgtgtgtgtgtgtgtgtgtgtgtgtgtgtatttagctTTGGGGCCCACCTTGGGCAGTACCTTAGTGCCTCCACCTCTGTAATGGAATTTCATGCACCGTATCTTAAAGGTGCGCAACCgccttttaatgaagtctatgaAGGATGGTCTCCCTCGTAACTGGCCCATTTTACGAAGGGTCATGAGGGGGCACTTTATTGCCCTAAAGTGAGATCTGCCCCAAGCCTGGGCCAGGATACATCACTGACACCACGGTTGAAAAGTATTGTCTGTAACAAGGTCAATGAGACTTCGCATCCAGGCCATGTTACCATTTCTCCATGTCACATTAACATTTATGATTCTGAACCACATTTAACTGTGGTTTGTGCAATGTAATCGTATGCATTCATATCATCacctaaaagaaaaatgtttgttgACAAGCAGCGGATCTTCTAGATTGGTACATGGGCCCAATACTGTAAAGCTTGCTTGTCAAATTCCAGAAGCCAAGTAGCCATGACTCCTAGATTTTTAGATCTGGCTCCTAACCTTTTGTCCAATGTAGCTTGGCCAGCAAAAATCATATACTATATAGGagttttatatgcattctttacttGTCGAGGAACACAAAATCACAATTAGCAGACCCCAAGGGAGGGAAGAGGTGACTTCTTTATGCATTTGCGAGGCAGGGAAAAAGCAATAATTGGAAGGGGACACTCAATCATAAAGTGCGTATGATGGCATGAGTCTCGCATTATTCTCTATTAGCGTAATAACAGATAGATGtcactgaaataaaataaatgtgtttgtttttttgcatgtgGGCAGGCTACATAgtccagggaaaaaaaagacagccgGAACTGATGGCTGTACCTGGTGTCACTGCCGTACAGCGACTAAGTTCGCAGTTAGGCCGTGGCTGGTTAACCATTATTCTTTTTGCTCAAGTAGATATATTTCTGTCAGCTGTTTTTGTCCCATACCAAATCATgctcttttatttattgtaattatggTGCGACATAAATCTTACACCAAAAATTGATTCTTGTATTTTTGGTTGCAGCGGAAAATTTATCGTACTACAACACATGTCCCAGCAGAACTTGGAAACATAATGGATCCTGAAACGTTTGAAAAATCTCGTCTTTATCAATTGGATAAAAGTACTTTCGGCTTTTGGTCAGGATTATACTCTGAAGTAGAAGGCACTGTATGTTATATTCAATATTTTCTTTGGTTATTCAACCATAATGTTAATCGGTGTATTAGGTTAATTCCATGATCCAAGTATCTATTGATCCTGTTACTGCTGATGCCTCTGCTTTTGATATTTTGCCCTGATCTCGATCTCTATAGATAAAGCACTACAAAGTTATTAAACCCATAAGCTGGCTTCCAAATTCTACAAACAAGTTTATTGTGTTTCAAGCAAAATTGTCATCAGTAGTGGAATCAAATTGGCCGTTCTTCTTATCAagccttcattttattttgccaaaGAACATcctaaaaaacatctaaaagggCTTTTGCAGGAATTTGTCCAAGTGAGGTGAAAAGCAAAGTCAAAACAATAAATTCTCTCAACATGCTGTATGTGTTTCAGTGTGCACTCCCTCCCCAGCcctcttttttttaagcagaaaagAAAAGGTGTCTCGTATCTGTACTTTATGTGATGAGCTCTGATAACTCTGCAATGTCATTCCACAAAAGCGGTACTTGATTTTTCTTTGTCTTGAAACTGCTTTCTATGTCTGTAGCTCATCCTTGCTCTAGGAGGCATTCCCTTCCTGTGGAATGTGTCAGAACAGATTCTGGATCAGATGGGTCTTGGTTCAGAATATGAGGTAAGGCGTAGTTGCGCTAATTTGACACAATTTTATTAAAGCCACTTAGCGATTTTTATCAAACCACATGTTTACTTTTCagtacactttaaaaaaaaaaaaaaatatataactataatcTGCCTTACATGTAAGCTGTAAAGTGATTTCTTATaacctttaataaaaatatatgaaatcttTTAGATTGTTCATTCCTTGGCGTTCCTTCTCCTCGCCACCCTCTTCAGTGCCTTGACTGGTCTTCCATGGAGCCTCTACAACACTTTTGTTATCGAGGAACGACACGGGTTCAACCAGCAGGTGAGATATGGACGCTAATTGTTTGTAAGTCACTTGCAATGttggaaaggctttccacacaGTGATTTGGCTTATATTGTATATAGCGTTAATACTTCTTTAGATTAGCTTCGTcaaggagggtttttttttttaaactgcacGACAGAATGGTGAGAGCAAGTACAGGGAGAGCAGTCAAaaaccctttaaataaaaaaaatttaaaaaaaattcattttttacatatttatgatGGGTTGAAATGGGCCTGATAAACATTGTTTCCCAAGATGAACACTAGGTTCCCATCTCTAAATGAGAAAACTGGTTTCTTTGCAGGAACAGTATGATGTACTGAAAAACACTTAATGAGGtactaataattatgttttgtatgtgttttgcaGACGTTGACATTCTTTTTTAAAGATGCCATAAAGAAGTTCTTGGTTACCCAGTGCATTCTCCTTCCAGTGACTGCTCTTCTGTTGTACATCATCAAAATAGGCGGTGACTATTTCTTCATCTATGCATGGCTCTTTACGCTGGTGGTTTCTCTGGTGAGATTGATTTTACCTCCTTGTTATTGTTGTTTAATATGATTTGGTACATATTGCTGACATCGTAAGCATTAATTATCTTTCTCATTTAGGTCCTTGTTACAATATATGCAGATTATATTGCACCCTTATTTGACAAATTTATACCACTACCTGAGGGGGAGTTAAAAGAGGCAATTGAGGCTATGGCACGGAGCATTGACTTCCCACTCACCAAAGTCTATGTTGTTGAAGGTAAATACCTACCTTTTTGTTTTGAATGATATTGGCGATTCCAATGcatatagaaatgtataaagaCTAGGTAGTGGGTAAAGgagggtttatttattttgttatataccgtatttgctcgaattataagacaaggttttttccagagcaaatgctctgaaaaataccccttgtcttataatcggggtcgtcttataatcagacctcaaatactggtgcttctgagtccccggtgcttagtccgggcagcgtgaaTAAATCCtaagtacatttttcttttctgataACCATATTTCTTAGTATTGACTGTCCATTAA
This sequence is a window from Spea bombifrons isolate aSpeBom1 chromosome 2, aSpeBom1.2.pri, whole genome shotgun sequence. Protein-coding genes within it:
- the ZMPSTE24 gene encoding CAAX prenyl protease 1 homolog, with translation MLQLMSEVSVENKIFYAVLLFSWIVYLWEAYLASRQRKIYRTTTHVPAELGNIMDPETFEKSRLYQLDKSTFGFWSGLYSEVEGTLILALGGIPFLWNVSEQILDQMGLGSEYEIVHSLAFLLLATLFSALTGLPWSLYNTFVIEERHGFNQQTLTFFFKDAIKKFLVTQCILLPVTALLLYIIKIGGDYFFIYAWLFTLVVSLVLVTIYADYIAPLFDKFIPLPEGELKEAIEAMARSIDFPLTKVYVVEGSKRSSHSNAYFYGFFKNKRIVLFDTLLEDYSPLNKESTEETPENENTETKFRPKNVNKKQGCNNQEVLAVLGHELGHWKLGHTVKNIVISQMNSFLCFFLFAVLIGRTELFSAFGFHATQPTLIGLMIIFQFIFSPYNEVLSFCLTMLSRRFEFQADAFAKNLGKAKDLYAALIKLNKDNLGFPVSDWMFSMWHYSHPPLLERLQALKGDKQN